One Aureibacillus halotolerans DNA segment encodes these proteins:
- a CDS encoding CynX/NimT family MFS transporter, with amino-acid sequence MTQSPKYIFQSKTQLFLFIAILLMAANLRTPITSVGPLLHSIQEALGLPTSLAGAITSIPLMAFALFAPTAPKLAKTHGIEKVLTSALAVLLFGLLVRPAGEIGLLFIGTLFVGLAISCGNVLLPALIKRDFSNRIGLMTGLYAVVMNSFAALGSGLAIPLAETSLGWRGSLGFWALLALTSLLFWLPVWRGQRNVIKKQVIPKQRSSRMLTSSLAWQVTIFMGLQSGLYYTLITWLPDMLMLKGIGEAEAGVLVSLQQFVLIPFTFLIPLIAARYKSQSFMLVVSAFLFLGGLASLYWGSGPWLFVAVICFGSGGGSAFSLSMMLFTLRTRTSEEAADLSGMAQSIGYLLASTGPMLAGVLHERTGSWMVPWICLVGATLALLVSGALAGRNRFVSPP; translated from the coding sequence ATGACACAGTCACCTAAGTATATTTTTCAATCAAAAACACAATTGTTCCTATTCATTGCGATCTTGTTGATGGCCGCTAATTTGCGCACACCTATTACTTCGGTCGGTCCGTTGCTTCATTCCATCCAAGAAGCACTTGGTCTGCCTACCAGTTTGGCGGGCGCCATCACATCGATTCCGTTAATGGCTTTCGCGCTATTCGCACCTACTGCTCCAAAGCTGGCTAAAACCCATGGCATCGAAAAAGTATTAACCTCTGCTCTAGCAGTTTTGTTGTTCGGTCTCTTGGTTCGACCTGCTGGAGAAATAGGTCTGCTTTTTATCGGTACGTTGTTTGTCGGTCTAGCGATCTCTTGTGGAAATGTTTTGTTGCCAGCTTTAATCAAGCGTGATTTTTCAAATCGGATTGGGCTTATGACTGGACTGTATGCTGTCGTAATGAACTCTTTCGCAGCACTTGGCTCAGGACTGGCCATTCCATTAGCAGAAACGTCTTTAGGCTGGAGAGGTTCTTTAGGTTTTTGGGCGTTGCTGGCGTTGACTAGCCTTTTATTCTGGCTTCCCGTATGGAGGGGGCAACGTAATGTCATAAAAAAGCAGGTCATCCCGAAGCAAAGGTCAAGCCGAATGCTTACGTCTTCCCTTGCGTGGCAGGTAACGATATTTATGGGATTGCAATCTGGACTTTATTACACGCTCATCACATGGCTTCCAGATATGCTGATGTTAAAGGGGATAGGGGAAGCAGAGGCGGGAGTGCTCGTCTCACTACAACAATTTGTCCTCATTCCATTTACTTTTTTAATTCCCCTTATCGCAGCGCGTTATAAAAGTCAGAGCTTTATGCTCGTGGTGAGTGCGTTCCTTTTTTTAGGAGGATTGGCTAGTTTATATTGGGGGTCCGGTCCATGGCTCTTCGTGGCTGTCATCTGTTTTGGTAGCGGAGGAGGCAGTGCTTTTAGTCTATCAATGATGTTGTTTACACTACGGACAAGGACGTCTGAAGAAGCAGCGGATCTTTCGGGAATGGCTCAATCGATCGGGTATCTGCTTGCGTCAACAGGCCCTATGCTGGCTGGTGTTCTTCATGAACGAACAGGCAGTTGGATGGTGCCATGGATATGTTTAGTTGGCGCAACATTGGCGTTGCTCGTATCAGGTGCACTTGCCGGAAGAAATCGATTTGTTTCGCCTCCTTAG
- a CDS encoding FadR/GntR family transcriptional regulator — MQLQPTRKISLVEQAALQMERFIERGHWSVGEKIPSESTLSQELGISRNTLREAVRALVHTGLLEAKPGDGTYVKATSVLGVALQKRFEEVPRKDVFAARHMLERESARYAAMHRTGEQLQELYKFLRLRRQADKHEDFVAFDFAFHRQVTLASGNVLFVELYDQLANHISKSISETSMGDHPLCHDEHQQLVEAIETKQPDQAVRAVDAYIQQIS, encoded by the coding sequence TTGCAATTACAGCCGACAAGGAAAATCTCTTTAGTAGAGCAGGCAGCTTTGCAAATGGAACGGTTTATTGAACGAGGTCATTGGTCAGTCGGGGAAAAAATCCCGTCAGAATCTACGCTTTCACAGGAGCTTGGGATAAGTCGAAACACTTTGCGTGAGGCCGTACGTGCCCTTGTCCATACTGGTTTGCTCGAAGCCAAACCAGGCGATGGGACATATGTAAAGGCAACAAGCGTATTGGGCGTCGCATTGCAAAAACGTTTTGAAGAGGTTCCTAGAAAAGATGTCTTTGCTGCCAGGCATATGCTCGAACGTGAAAGCGCCCGCTACGCAGCGATGCACCGAACAGGGGAGCAGCTTCAGGAGCTCTACAAGTTCTTGAGGCTTCGCCGACAAGCGGACAAGCATGAAGACTTTGTCGCCTTTGATTTTGCTTTTCATAGACAAGTCACGCTGGCGTCTGGAAATGTGTTGTTTGTTGAGCTGTATGATCAGCTTGCCAACCATATCAGTAAATCCATTTCAGAAACAAGCATGGGAGACCACCCGTTATGCCATGATGAACACCAACAGCTTGTAGAGGCGATCGAAACAAAACAACCTGATCAAGCGGTTCGAGCAGTGGACGCATACATTCAGCAGATCAGCTAA
- a CDS encoding DUF418 domain-containing protein, translating to MNSNLSDRIHSIDLIRGLALLGLPFVNVLFLWYMFVPIPETTLDIWVQRALYVFVEGRFFSIFSFLFGLGIYIFLSRAEAKESSKYTLILLRLFILLIIGFVHQMYNSGEALFIYGIAGLLFCWFYHLPKQLNLWLGITGFIGAGILGIKILMVFPLFLLGIAVGQYRVFERLQELRKPIVYLWLGSTVASIVVIVVLLIQAPSQGFPAMSISSENIGVNQTAANAFIHHALLYGQAITLFYVTTMILLAQKTTLLRPLQAFGRMALTNYVGQTVILLFISTFFSDTTVIQYSHTVWICVLVVLVQIVVSNLWLRVFRYGPLEWLWRCGTYWQTVPLLKRREG from the coding sequence TTGAACTCTAATCTCTCAGATCGAATTCACTCCATTGATCTCATTCGTGGACTTGCCTTGCTCGGCTTGCCTTTTGTCAATGTACTGTTCCTTTGGTATATGTTCGTACCCATTCCAGAGACCACTTTGGACATCTGGGTGCAACGCGCTTTATATGTATTTGTTGAAGGACGTTTCTTTAGTATTTTTTCATTCTTGTTCGGCTTAGGCATCTACATTTTTCTGTCACGAGCAGAAGCCAAAGAATCATCAAAATACACCTTAATACTGTTACGTCTCTTCATTTTACTAATCATCGGCTTTGTTCATCAGATGTATAATTCTGGCGAGGCATTGTTTATCTACGGGATTGCGGGGCTTCTCTTTTGTTGGTTTTATCATCTCCCAAAGCAATTGAATCTTTGGCTTGGCATTACTGGCTTCATCGGTGCAGGTATTCTAGGCATTAAGATCTTAATGGTCTTCCCTCTATTTTTGCTCGGGATTGCCGTCGGTCAATATCGTGTGTTTGAACGGTTGCAAGAGCTTAGGAAACCGATTGTGTATCTTTGGCTTGGAAGTACAGTAGCCTCTATTGTGGTCATCGTCGTTTTGCTTATTCAAGCCCCTTCACAAGGGTTTCCAGCCATGTCGATTTCCAGCGAAAACATAGGGGTGAACCAAACCGCTGCGAACGCATTTATCCACCACGCGCTCTTGTATGGACAAGCCATTACTCTATTTTATGTGACGACAATGATCCTGCTTGCACAAAAAACAACACTACTTCGTCCTTTACAAGCGTTCGGTCGAATGGCGTTAACCAACTATGTCGGACAAACCGTCATATTGTTATTTATCTCCACGTTTTTCTCAGACACCACCGTTATTCAGTACAGCCACACCGTTTGGATTTGTGTGCTTGTCGTCCTCGTTCAAATTGTTGTCAGCAATCTCTGGCTGCGGGTTTTCCGCTACGGACCTCTCGAATGGCTGTGGCGTTGTGGAACTTACTGGCAGACAGTCCCACTGCTCAAACGACGTGAAGGGTAG
- a CDS encoding YezD family protein, producing the protein MANKAIDQEWIEHILKAIHQIDYGTVQITLHDGQITQIEKAEKVRLPLRTQAEIQSKK; encoded by the coding sequence ATGGCCAACAAAGCAATTGACCAGGAGTGGATTGAGCATATTTTAAAAGCCATTCACCAGATCGACTACGGAACCGTGCAAATTACACTACACGATGGACAGATTACACAAATCGAAAAAGCAGAGAAAGTACGATTGCCACTGCGCACTCAAGCAGAAATCCAATCGAAGAAATAA
- a CDS encoding sulfate/molybdate ABC transporter ATP-binding protein, which translates to MSITVEKISKSFGSFQALHGVDLTVQEGELLALLGPSGSGKTSLLRIIAGLEHSDQGSISFHGQEQTNTHVSARNVGFVFQHYALFRHMTVAENVAYGLKVRPKKQRPSKNAIKEKVDELLALIKLEGYADRYPAQLSGGQRQRVALARALAVEPSVLLLDEPFGALDAKVRKELRLWLRNLHQEFNTTSVFVTHDQEEAFDVADRVAIMNEGRIIQLGRPDEVYHSPNSPFVFDFLGRVNTFSGPISDRGVEHGSFVFRDEESGIGEGQRGIAYVRPHHFTVTKESRDKSIPGIIHRLHRAGPLVSIEINRLDVASDYVQVELTELQSKSLHLSVGDTIYLYPEQCRVFSVAQ; encoded by the coding sequence ATGAGCATTACTGTCGAAAAGATTTCCAAATCATTCGGCTCATTTCAAGCACTTCACGGCGTTGATTTGACCGTTCAGGAAGGCGAATTGCTCGCCTTGCTTGGTCCTTCTGGTTCGGGAAAGACTTCATTGCTTCGCATCATTGCTGGCTTGGAGCATAGTGATCAAGGCAGCATTTCGTTTCATGGTCAAGAGCAGACGAATACACATGTTAGTGCTCGAAATGTCGGTTTTGTGTTTCAGCACTATGCTCTTTTCCGCCATATGACGGTTGCCGAGAATGTCGCCTATGGCTTGAAGGTGCGCCCGAAAAAACAGCGTCCATCGAAAAATGCAATTAAGGAAAAGGTGGATGAACTGTTGGCCCTCATTAAGCTGGAAGGCTACGCCGATCGCTATCCTGCCCAACTGTCGGGTGGACAACGACAGCGTGTCGCGTTGGCAAGAGCGCTTGCCGTGGAGCCGTCTGTTTTGTTGCTAGATGAACCTTTTGGCGCTTTGGATGCCAAGGTACGTAAAGAGCTTCGGCTTTGGCTTCGTAATTTGCATCAAGAATTTAACACGACGAGTGTGTTCGTCACTCATGATCAAGAGGAAGCTTTTGATGTTGCGGACCGTGTCGCTATTATGAATGAAGGACGAATTATTCAACTCGGCCGACCCGATGAAGTGTACCATTCTCCGAATTCCCCGTTTGTGTTCGATTTTTTAGGGCGGGTTAATACATTTTCCGGACCAATTTCCGACCGTGGTGTCGAACATGGAAGCTTTGTTTTCCGAGATGAAGAGTCTGGAATAGGAGAAGGACAAAGAGGGATTGCTTATGTTCGGCCGCATCATTTTACCGTTACAAAAGAGTCTCGTGACAAGAGTATTCCGGGCATCATTCATCGATTGCATCGGGCAGGCCCACTTGTTTCAATAGAAATAAACCGTTTGGACGTTGCAAGCGACTACGTACAGGTTGAATTGACGGAGCTGCAAAGTAAATCGCTCCATTTGAGCGTTGGTGATACGATTTATTTGTATCCTGAGCAGTGTCGGGTGTTTTCTGTTGCGCAATAA
- the cysW gene encoding sulfate ABC transporter permease subunit CysW: MLRKSTSEPSWLKWTLIGISGIFLSLFLLLPLLTIFLQAFSKGWDVYLAAVTEPDALSAIQLTLTVALITVPLNTLFGVVAAWAITKFSFKGKQLLLTLIDLPFAVSPVIAGLIFVLLFGVNGVMGPFLEAYDIQIIFAIPGIVIATLFITFPFVARELIPVMQSLGTSEEEASLVLGAKGWKTFWYVTLPNIKWGLLYSVILCNARAMGEFGAVAVVSGKIRGMTNTMPLHIDILYNEYQFAAAFAVASLMSLLAIITLVIKKLIEYKAGLTPGI; the protein is encoded by the coding sequence ATGCTACGAAAATCAACCTCAGAACCGTCCTGGTTGAAGTGGACGCTGATTGGCATTTCGGGTATATTTCTCTCCCTCTTTTTGTTATTGCCGTTGCTCACAATCTTTTTACAGGCATTTTCGAAGGGGTGGGACGTTTATCTCGCTGCAGTGACAGAACCTGATGCTTTGTCAGCCATTCAATTAACGCTGACAGTGGCCCTAATTACCGTTCCGTTAAACACCCTGTTTGGTGTTGTCGCAGCCTGGGCGATTACAAAATTTTCGTTCAAAGGGAAGCAGCTTTTGCTTACATTAATTGATTTGCCGTTCGCCGTATCTCCAGTCATTGCGGGACTAATCTTCGTGCTTTTGTTTGGAGTCAATGGCGTCATGGGACCGTTCTTGGAAGCATACGATATACAAATTATCTTCGCGATTCCGGGAATTGTCATCGCCACCTTGTTTATTACCTTTCCGTTTGTGGCCCGTGAGTTAATACCGGTCATGCAGAGTTTGGGGACATCGGAAGAAGAAGCATCGCTCGTTTTAGGCGCGAAAGGCTGGAAAACCTTTTGGTATGTGACTCTACCGAATATTAAATGGGGTCTTCTGTACAGCGTCATTTTGTGTAATGCCAGAGCGATGGGTGAATTTGGCGCCGTCGCTGTAGTATCAGGGAAAATTCGAGGCATGACGAACACGATGCCACTGCATATCGACATTTTGTACAACGAGTACCAATTTGCCGCAGCGTTTGCCGTGGCCTCTCTAATGTCATTGTTGGCCATTATTACGCTGGTGATCAAAAAATTGATTGAATATAAAGCTGGTCTCACTCCTGGAATTTAA
- the cysT gene encoding sulfate ABC transporter permease subunit CysT — MATAARQKRLLPGYGLTLGYTIFYLSVVVLIPLSMVFLLSSTMGWADFWAAVTEPRVLASYRLSFSTALIAGLINIFFGVLIAWVLVRYSFPGRRLIDALVDLPFALPTAVAGIALATLYMPEGWIGQFFPFRIAYSPIGITIALLFIGLPFIVRSVQPVLQAFDQEVEEASASLGASRWQTFRKIILPELTPAILTGFALAFARGVGEYGSVIFIAGNMPFETEISPLVIMTKLEQYDYAGATAVAAVMLMLSFVILLFINVLQWWTRRHAAV; from the coding sequence ATGGCAACAGCAGCTAGGCAAAAACGTTTACTTCCCGGGTATGGTTTAACACTTGGATACACGATCTTTTATTTAAGTGTCGTCGTGCTAATCCCGCTATCTATGGTGTTTTTATTAAGCTCAACAATGGGGTGGGCAGACTTTTGGGCGGCTGTGACAGAGCCGCGCGTGCTCGCCTCCTACCGTCTTAGCTTCAGTACGGCACTCATTGCAGGTCTGATCAACATTTTCTTTGGCGTTCTCATTGCTTGGGTGTTGGTGCGTTATTCATTTCCAGGGAGACGCCTCATCGATGCTTTGGTTGATTTGCCGTTTGCTTTACCAACCGCGGTGGCAGGCATTGCGCTTGCCACGTTATATATGCCAGAGGGCTGGATTGGGCAATTTTTTCCGTTTCGCATTGCCTATTCTCCAATCGGGATTACGATTGCGTTATTGTTTATCGGACTTCCGTTTATCGTACGTTCCGTGCAACCTGTGCTGCAGGCCTTTGATCAGGAGGTTGAGGAAGCCTCAGCGAGCTTGGGGGCAAGCCGATGGCAAACCTTTCGAAAAATTATTTTGCCAGAGCTGACGCCAGCCATACTCACAGGGTTTGCCCTCGCGTTTGCCAGAGGAGTCGGCGAATACGGATCGGTTATTTTTATCGCAGGAAACATGCCATTTGAAACGGAGATTTCTCCGTTGGTGATCATGACAAAGCTGGAACAATACGATTATGCGGGCGCAACGGCTGTTGCCGCAGTCATGCTTATGTTGTCGTTTGTCATTTTATTATTCATTAACGTGCTGCAATGGTGGACGCGCCGCCATGCAGCAGTATAG
- a CDS encoding sulfate ABC transporter substrate-binding protein, with product MKQPFFVTWSVFLLSLLLVGCGAGSSGSTSTGASSNSNEAEASGEEASADTEQKEKVSLLNVSYDPTRELYDQFNKEFQTYWLEEQGQEVEINQSHGGSGSQGRSVRDGLKADVVTLALAYDIDAVAETGIMSEDWQSELPNNSTPYTSTIVFLVREGNPKGINDWDDLLKEDVGIITPNPKTSGGARWNYLAAWAYATRAFDGDEAKVKEYISSLYQNVEVLDSGARGSTTTFVERGIGDVLLAWENEAFLTLKELGDDQFDIVVPSISILAEPPVAVVDKNAEENGTTEVATAYLEYLYTETGQRLAAENFYRPRDEEILKEYADVFPEIDLITVDEEFGGWQKAQENHFNDGGIYDEIFQPK from the coding sequence TTGAAGCAACCGTTTTTCGTTACATGGAGTGTATTTTTGTTATCTCTTCTTTTAGTCGGATGTGGAGCTGGATCAAGCGGGTCCACTAGCACGGGGGCTAGCAGTAACAGTAATGAAGCTGAAGCTAGCGGTGAAGAAGCAAGTGCAGATACTGAACAGAAGGAAAAGGTGTCTCTACTTAATGTGTCTTACGATCCGACGAGAGAATTATATGATCAATTTAATAAAGAATTTCAGACCTATTGGTTAGAAGAGCAAGGGCAGGAAGTGGAAATTAATCAGTCGCATGGAGGGTCTGGTTCACAAGGCCGTTCCGTACGGGATGGTTTGAAGGCAGATGTTGTCACACTGGCTCTTGCATATGATATAGACGCGGTTGCAGAAACGGGTATTATGAGCGAAGATTGGCAATCAGAGTTGCCAAACAATTCAACGCCTTATACATCAACCATCGTTTTCCTCGTCCGTGAAGGAAATCCGAAAGGCATTAACGATTGGGATGACCTTCTTAAAGAAGATGTTGGTATTATTACGCCAAACCCAAAAACGTCTGGTGGGGCAAGATGGAACTATCTAGCGGCTTGGGCGTATGCGACGCGTGCATTCGATGGCGATGAAGCGAAGGTTAAGGAGTATATTTCTAGCTTGTACCAAAATGTTGAGGTATTGGATTCAGGTGCACGTGGGTCAACGACCACCTTTGTTGAACGTGGCATTGGGGATGTGTTGCTCGCATGGGAAAACGAAGCCTTTCTTACTTTAAAAGAACTAGGAGATGACCAGTTTGACATCGTCGTCCCATCCATCAGCATTCTTGCAGAGCCTCCTGTGGCGGTCGTAGACAAAAATGCTGAAGAAAATGGCACAACAGAAGTGGCAACAGCCTATTTAGAATATTTATATACGGAAACAGGTCAACGTTTGGCAGCCGAAAATTTCTACCGTCCTAGAGATGAAGAGATTCTTAAAGAGTATGCGGATGTGTTTCCTGAGATCGATTTGATTACAGTCGATGAGGAGTTTGGTGGCTGGCAAAAGGCGCAGGAAAACCATTTTAATGACGGGGGCATTTACGACGAAATCTTCCAACCGAAGTAA
- a CDS encoding PTS fructose transporter subunit IIABC, translating to MKITELLKADTIRLDLNATSKAEALDELAMTLADAGRLNDYNAYRDAIQAREEQTSTGIGEGIAIPHAKSAAVKTPAIAFGRSKAGLDFDSLDQQPAHLFFMIAASEGANNDHLQTLSRLSTLLMDESFRQQLLDAKSTEDVLHAVNAAEADKLAKEDEPPEAEAASTDGGPRVLAVTACPTGIAHTYMAADALKDKAKGLNISIKVETNGSDGVRNRLTDEEIANADGIIVAADTKVELARFDGKPVIITGVTDGIRKPEELIRKAAAKDAPVYKAEGQRGSEAATGTGRGAGGFYKHLMNGVSNMLPFVVGGGVLMAISFFFGINSADPTDPTYNQFAEALKVIGGDHAFGLMIAVLAGFIAMSIAERPGFAPGMIGGFIATTTDAGFLGGLIAGFLAGYIVLGLKQLLAGLPKTLDGIKTILFYPVLSIFATGMIMWFVVAGPVSWLNTNLADWLNGMSTGNIIILGLILGGMMAVDMGGPLNKTAFTFGIAMIDAGNFAPHAAIMAGGMVPPLGLALATTLFRNKFTKVERDAGKTSYVLGAFFITEGAIPIAAADPARIIPSIVVGSGIAGALTMLFGIGLPAPHGGVFVFPVVIGSAWLYLLAIAIGAVVSALMVGLLKKPIKN from the coding sequence ATGAAAATAACTGAGCTCTTAAAGGCAGATACGATTCGTTTAGATCTCAATGCCACGTCAAAAGCAGAAGCATTGGATGAGTTAGCTATGACCTTAGCTGATGCGGGTCGTCTTAACGATTACAACGCATATCGTGACGCTATTCAAGCTCGTGAGGAGCAAACATCAACAGGCATTGGTGAAGGCATTGCGATTCCACACGCCAAATCAGCGGCTGTGAAAACACCAGCCATTGCCTTTGGACGTTCTAAAGCAGGGCTTGATTTTGACTCGCTAGACCAGCAGCCTGCGCACTTGTTCTTTATGATTGCGGCTAGCGAAGGAGCCAACAACGATCATCTCCAAACGTTATCGAGGCTTTCGACATTGCTCATGGATGAGTCGTTTCGCCAACAGCTGCTTGACGCAAAAAGCACAGAAGACGTACTTCATGCTGTCAATGCCGCAGAAGCGGATAAGCTTGCGAAAGAGGACGAGCCGCCGGAAGCAGAAGCAGCCTCAACAGATGGAGGTCCTCGTGTGCTAGCAGTAACCGCATGTCCTACGGGCATCGCTCATACGTATATGGCAGCGGATGCTTTGAAGGATAAAGCAAAGGGACTCAATATCTCCATCAAGGTGGAAACGAACGGTTCGGACGGGGTACGAAACCGCCTGACAGATGAAGAGATTGCCAATGCGGATGGTATTATTGTCGCTGCCGATACGAAGGTGGAGCTGGCGCGTTTTGATGGCAAACCGGTCATTATCACAGGTGTGACGGATGGCATCCGTAAGCCGGAGGAGCTCATTAGAAAAGCTGCTGCCAAAGATGCTCCTGTTTACAAAGCGGAGGGGCAGCGTGGTTCCGAAGCAGCTACAGGCACAGGACGTGGCGCTGGAGGCTTTTACAAGCATCTTATGAATGGCGTCTCCAACATGCTGCCGTTTGTCGTCGGTGGCGGTGTCTTAATGGCGATTTCCTTTTTCTTTGGCATCAATTCTGCCGATCCTACTGATCCGACATACAATCAGTTTGCGGAAGCGTTGAAGGTCATTGGAGGCGATCATGCCTTTGGACTGATGATTGCCGTTCTAGCTGGGTTCATTGCCATGAGCATTGCCGAACGCCCTGGTTTCGCGCCGGGGATGATCGGTGGATTTATAGCGACAACAACCGATGCAGGCTTTCTTGGTGGATTAATTGCCGGGTTCCTTGCAGGGTATATCGTGCTTGGTTTAAAGCAGCTGCTCGCAGGACTTCCCAAAACGTTGGACGGCATCAAAACGATTTTGTTTTATCCTGTGCTTAGCATTTTTGCCACTGGCATGATCATGTGGTTTGTCGTTGCAGGACCAGTCAGCTGGTTGAATACAAATCTTGCCGATTGGCTAAATGGCATGTCGACAGGCAACATTATAATTCTTGGTCTGATTTTAGGTGGCATGATGGCCGTGGATATGGGTGGACCATTGAATAAAACTGCCTTTACCTTTGGCATTGCCATGATTGATGCAGGCAATTTTGCTCCACACGCTGCGATTATGGCAGGCGGAATGGTGCCACCGCTTGGTCTTGCGTTAGCGACGACCTTGTTCCGCAACAAATTTACGAAAGTTGAACGTGATGCGGGCAAAACGAGCTATGTGCTAGGCGCATTCTTTATCACCGAAGGGGCGATTCCAATCGCAGCCGCAGACCCTGCACGTATCATACCGTCAATCGTTGTCGGCTCGGGAATTGCTGGTGCGTTGACGATGTTGTTCGGTATAGGATTACCCGCACCGCACGGAGGCGTTTTTGTCTTCCCAGTGGTCATAGGAAGTGCTTGGCTCTATCTTTTAGCCATTGCCATAGGTGCTGTAGTTTCAGCTCTAATGGTCGGGCTACTGAAAAAACCTATAAAAAATTAA
- the pfkB gene encoding 1-phosphofructokinase, which translates to MIYTVTLNPALDYVVHIDSFNEGSVIKSTNSYTSAGGKGINVSRVLKTLGSPSKALGFVGGFTGKAIVDAMAKEQIEADFEQLEGETRINVKLKSGQETEINGVSPDITDANFTNFQKKLEQINENDTVVLAGSVPATLPETVYATLTKLIHNRGAHVFLDTSGAGLREGLKAAPDFIKPNHQELGELYDTSVDSISDAVRLAKRIQTDFGVTHILISMAGDGALYVSGKKVIHAHAPKGTVINSVGAGDSFTAGFIHQFKKHDTVEDALKLAISTGSATAFSAGLCDRETVEALVPTIELQGLNEEGIS; encoded by the coding sequence TTGATCTATACCGTCACGTTAAATCCGGCTTTGGACTATGTCGTCCATATTGATTCCTTTAATGAAGGAAGTGTGATCAAAAGCACAAACAGCTACACATCAGCGGGAGGTAAGGGCATTAACGTCTCACGCGTGCTAAAGACGTTGGGTTCGCCCTCGAAAGCGCTTGGCTTTGTTGGTGGCTTTACGGGTAAAGCGATCGTTGATGCGATGGCAAAGGAACAAATTGAGGCGGACTTTGAACAGCTCGAAGGAGAAACTCGCATTAACGTGAAGCTGAAAAGTGGACAGGAAACGGAAATTAACGGTGTTTCACCAGACATTACGGACGCGAATTTTACAAACTTTCAAAAGAAGCTTGAACAAATCAATGAAAACGACACCGTTGTCCTTGCAGGATCTGTCCCCGCAACGTTGCCCGAGACGGTGTATGCGACGCTCACAAAACTCATTCACAATCGTGGTGCACATGTGTTTTTGGACACGAGTGGCGCCGGCCTGCGTGAAGGGTTAAAGGCAGCCCCAGATTTTATTAAACCCAATCATCAAGAGCTTGGGGAGTTGTACGATACGTCGGTGGATTCGATTTCTGATGCGGTGCGACTAGCCAAACGGATCCAAACGGACTTTGGCGTGACGCATATCTTGATCTCCATGGCAGGAGACGGTGCTTTGTATGTCAGTGGAAAAAAAGTCATTCACGCACATGCGCCAAAGGGGACGGTCATCAATTCCGTTGGTGCCGGCGATTCATTTACAGCTGGGTTCATTCATCAATTTAAGAAACATGACACCGTTGAAGACGCCTTGAAATTGGCGATTTCAACGGGGAGCGCAACGGCTTTTTCAGCGGGTCTTTGTGATAGAGAAACAGTTGAAGCCCTTGTGCCAACAATTGAATTGCAAGGGTTAAATGAGGAGGGGATATCATGA
- a CDS encoding DeoR/GlpR family DNA-binding transcription regulator codes for MLTIERRDLILALLNKQDVVSVQELVKETSASESTIRRDLTELENDQYIKRVHGGASLRKKRSEELTVAEKTSRHQNEKKHIAREAAKEVQQGACIYLDAGTTTFEMIPFLQDKQVVVVTNGIPHVTRLMEYGISTYVIGGRTKAGTAALVGPRAAEALQAYRFDCAFLGMNGVDPFQGYTTPDPDEAFVKKTALSLTARRFVLADHSKVGEASFASVGHLNEATFVTSSLLDPEKKEALMQKTEVKVVQL; via the coding sequence ATGCTTACCATTGAACGTCGAGACTTAATATTGGCTTTGCTAAATAAGCAAGATGTTGTGTCAGTTCAGGAGCTAGTGAAGGAAACGAGTGCTTCGGAGTCGACCATTCGCCGGGATCTGACAGAGCTTGAAAATGATCAATACATTAAACGCGTTCACGGTGGTGCATCTCTTCGCAAAAAGCGGAGCGAGGAGCTAACGGTCGCTGAAAAAACATCACGTCATCAAAATGAAAAAAAACATATTGCAAGAGAAGCAGCTAAGGAAGTCCAACAAGGTGCTTGCATTTACCTTGACGCTGGAACGACAACCTTTGAAATGATTCCTTTTTTACAGGATAAGCAGGTCGTCGTTGTGACCAACGGAATTCCGCACGTGACGAGATTAATGGAATATGGCATTTCAACTTATGTCATTGGTGGTCGCACAAAGGCAGGTACAGCCGCTTTGGTCGGACCAAGAGCAGCAGAAGCGTTGCAGGCCTATCGGTTTGACTGTGCATTTCTTGGCATGAACGGTGTCGATCCCTTCCAAGGATACACAACACCTGATCCAGATGAGGCGTTTGTTAAAAAAACAGCGCTTTCATTGACCGCAAGACGATTCGTTTTGGCGGACCATTCGAAGGTGGGGGAAGCATCGTTTGCCAGTGTCGGGCATCTAAACGAGGCTACATTTGTGACGTCTTCCCTGCTCGATCCTGAAAAGAAAGAAGCACTTATGCAAAAGACAGAAGTAAAGGTGGTGCAGCTTTGA